Within Haloarcula halobia, the genomic segment CTATGATGCGGCGGGTACGCCCGCGTGCTGCTTTCGTACCATCGCTCACCTGGAGATTCGTCACGAACATCACCGTCGTATCTTCCTTCCGAGTTGAGGGAACCCCGACCAGGGTCGGGGTGACCGTCACAGATTCGCCTCCACTCGTCTTCTCCATCTCGTGGGATTGCTTGACTGCTACTTCGTGATCCATGGCGGCGACAAACCGATCAACGCGGTTGTCCGATGACTTTCGGATCAAGTAGGAGAGACGCTTCTCTTCAAGCGCGTTGATGACGCCGATGCCGTCAAATTCGGCATCGGCATACACCGTTCCAAGCGAGACATGATCACTCGCTATGTCAAGAAGTTTCTCAACGAGGACGCTCCGAGGGATGTAGCCGCGCAGCGGCCGCATCCCGAGCGTGAATTTCACTTCCTCACCAACGACCGAAATCGTCGCCATCTTGTAACACCACGAGTAGGACTTGCTCGGTGGAGCGCCGGTACTCATCTGGAACTCATCACGGTCACCGTAGTATGCGACGTAGGTGATGTCGATCGCCACGTCGGCGTGGCGATCTATCGAATAGTACTGCTCAGCAGCCCATACCATCTCACCAATCGCACCGTTGACCATCGACGCGATCTCCATCGCGTCGAGTTGCTTGATGTACTGGAGATGCGTATCACCAGCAGGACCACCAGCCTCACGGGTCGTTTCTTCGTCGAACATTTGGCTCCCTTGGTTGGCAGCTGTTCCAGTTAGCCCGAGGTAACTCTGGAGATCGAGGAACGCAGTATCGGCATACTGCGTTCCCTCCTTGGGACGGTCAAGATCGATCGCAGGGAAGACAATCTGACAGAGTGCATCCGTCACGTCCTTGGCTTTCTCGGTGACGTAGCGACGCTCCGTCCGGTTCGAAGAGTTGCTTTTGTCGGTTGGTTCGAGTGCACGCATTCCGAGCGGATTGCCCATGTCGTGGGCAACCGCGAGGATACGCTGTGCGGACTGTGTGATGAACGACTTGAGCCGGTCAGTGAAGCGATCACGCCATGCGCGGCCGAGCGTCGTTCGGCCTGGGGCCATCTTGTCTGGAGCGAACTGGTTGGGGTCGAAGCCGAGCGTGCTGGCACGCTCGGCGTCGGCGAGATACTCGTACAGTTCCGTGGTGGCGAATCCCGCGAGTTCCTTGCAGTAGAACGCCCGTATCATCGGACGATACTCGTATTGAGCGTCCCATTCGTTTGCAGCCGTGCCAGAGATGGGTGTATCGCTGAACGTCAATCCGCAGACAGCGGTCAAGAGATCGGTGTCTTTGTGTATCAATTCGGCAGCTTGGCGTTCGAGCCGCCTGATGGCCGGCTCGAACTCGGATGTCTTCTGTGACATCCTTTCAACACTGGTGAGCCGCTCCGGTTAGCCGCCCGTCTCATGCACAGAATCTGTCGTTCCGAACTCCTGATTAGCCGACGTTCTCGGTCCGATTGTTCTACTTCCTGTTCGCGGTCTCTCTGTACAACCTGTGGGTGTTGGCGAACGTCCTTCTCTCGAGTGGAACGATTCCGAAGAAACCGCCCCTCTCGACCCGAATCTTCCGGCTTTTCGTCCTCCCAACGGACTACGGCTAGCGGCTGAGTCACACCGACCGGGACGACCGGTCAGAACACCCCAACTGAGTGGCAACGCTCGGGACCGCCGCCGAGCGGCGGCGGTCCCCCGATCTTCCGGTTCTGTTCTGTGAGTTTCCGTTTTGGAATCGCCTCAACTGAGCTGTCGGAGGAAACTACCCTCTTCCGGCCTCGATTTGATTCGGCGTCTACTGTTCACGGCGGGGATGAAGCCGACAACTGGGGACCACGCCACGCTGGGAGCCACGGCTGGATATTCCACGGAGTGACGCCCAACTTTTATATAAGCAAACAGACCATGCTTACATATGGCGGATCGGGTCGTCACACGGACACTCAAAGCGAGTGTGACGAATCACTCGCAAGTCGCTGAGGACCTCGATTCGCATGGCTTCGCTGCCAGTAAACTGTGGAACGTCGGCCGGTGGATGATCTCGCGCGTCTGGAATGCTATTGACCACATTCCAGACGCCGATGAACTCTGTTCGTACCTCAAAGACCACGACCGCTATGCGGATTTGCACTCACAATCCAGTCAACGAGTTCTTCAGGAACTCGGTGAAGCGTTCGTCTCGTGGTATGAACAGGACGATCCAGACGCGAACCCACCCGGCTACCGCAAACATGGCGACGAACGCCCACGCTCGACCGTGACGTGGAAGAATCAGGGCTTCAAACTCGATACGCAGTACAACCGTGTTCGGCTTTCCAAAGGCACGAACATGAAGGAATCCCGGTACGCCGCAGACTATATCCTCTGCGAATACACGCTCCAGACAGACGACCAGACGCTCGACGCTGTCGAGAGCGTCCAGACCGTGCGTGCTGTCTGGAACGGGGATGCGTGGGAGCTCCACTTCGTCTGCAAGATGCGGATTGAGACGCCCGAAACACCCGGCGAGAGAACCGCAGGTATCGACCTCGGCATCTGCAACACTGCGGCCGTCTCTCTCGGTGACGAGACACTCCTGTATCCGGGCAACGCTCTGAAAGAAGACGCACACTACTTCCGCCGCGAGGAATACGAGACGGAAGGAGCTGATGGCCCGAGCGATAAAGCAGAGTGGGCGCGGCAGACGAAATCCCGGCGACAGGACCACTTCCTGCACGCCCTCTCAAAAGACATCGTAGAACAGTGTGCTGACCGTGACGTGGGAACGATAGCGGTGGGCCACCCGAAGAACATCCGCGACGATGAAGATTGGGGACGGCACGGGAACAAGCGGTTGCACGACTGGGCGTTCGAGGCGCTGCTCAGCCACATCGAGTACAAGGCCCAAGAACGCGGCATCGACGTCGAGCGTGTCGATGAAGCAGCGCTGAAAACGTCGAAAACGTGCTGCGAGTGTGGGACTGAAGCCGACTCGAATCGTGTCGAGCGCGGCTTGTACATCTGTGAGAATTGTGATCTGCTCGCTAATAGTGACCTGAACGCGGCGGAGAATATGCGATCGACGGTAACTCCGAGTCCTGCGAAGGATAGGAGTAACGGCTGCTTGGCACAGCCATCGGTACGCCTGTTCGACAAATCAACGGGGCGAGTCGTCCCACAAGAACAGGTCGTCCCGTAGGCTAGAATATCCCAACGTGGGAATCCTCGCGCTTCAGCGCGGGGAGGATGTCAAAGACGTTCGTCGTCGTGAGACCGACGTGTTTCGTTATTTGAGTCCACAAGGAGCTATTCGCAACAGCGATCAGCGTGTCCGTGTCGACGAGGATCGGATACCGTGTATCGGTAGCCATTTAGACGAGGTAGTCACTGGTGTCGTCAGTGGCAGCCTCACGGAAGGCGTCAATATCCTCTTCGAGGAAGTCAAGTTCGTCACCGAGAAGCACCCGAGCAGCGTCCTCAGAGAGGTCACCTGCCGAATAGCGCTCGTAAATCGCGATTTTGTCGTCGTCCGTCATCGATCGTCGAAGCATCTCAGTTAGCCCCTCACGTGCGAGTTCGCTGATATTGATGCCGCCCAGATGGACGGAATCCAGTTCGGTTGCCGCTTCTTTGAGCGGGCCAGCACGGAATTTTATCGTATCGTCGAGCGATTCCTGACTCATAACAGGAGATACACGGGCCGGTTTGATAAGTTGTTCCCCTGTGTGTGAACACTTGGGTACAGAAATCAAGGATTGGGAGGTTTGTTCGACTCTCCTCACGACCAGATCTGCGTTCCGTCACACGGCACAGTAGTTGAGGCCGGTCATCTCAATGCATATGGCAGTCTGGCGCAGTTCATAAATAGTATGAAGTCGTAGTCTTGGAGAGAACGATGGCACGAATTACCGGTTCCTACCCAGATGACCTCGACCTCCTCATTGAGGGTGCTGTCGAGGCTGGTGTCTTCGGGGGCAAGAGCGATGCGTTGCGCGAGTTCGTGCGTGAATACTTCGAGGACCACGAGAACGAACGGATTGCAGCTGCGGTCGCCCTCTACGAACGCGAGCGGATCACACTCGGTGATGCTGCGAGACTCGCTGCTGTCGACCGCTGGACGATGCGTGACATCCTCCGTGAGCACGGTGTTGAACTTCGCCTCGGGCTCGTTGACGAAGACGACGCAGCCTACGAGGTAGAGGCAGCACGCGAACTCGAATTCGATGATGAGGACTCGTCTGATGAGGAGCCACGTGCTAAATGACAGGTAACGATCTCCCAGCGAACCCAAGCGTCTTGAACACGACTGTTCTCTCGAATTTTGCGTACATCGATCAGCTGTGGATAGTTACTGACCTTTCTGGAATCTGTACGGTACCAGCCGTTCGTGAGGCTCGAAAACGGCGTCGATAATCACCCATATCTCCAGGAAGCACTCGATACGCTTGATGACGAAATCCAAGTTGCGACGATTTCGGATACTGTCGCAAACAGAGAAGCCGTTGTTGGTGGACATCTCGACCCCGGGGAAGCACAGGCGTTCGCCCTCGCCGACGCACACGACGGTCGACTGCTGACAGACGACGGCGATGCCCGGTCGTTTGCGAAAGACCAGGGCGTGACCGTTGTCGGGTCGGTTGGGGTTCTGTTGGCTGCAATCGATGCTGGGAAGATCGATGAAGCCACTGCTGACGAGTGGCTATCGACGTGGATCGATGAGATCGGCTACTACGTCCCGTATCGGACGATCTCGGAGTTCGAAACGCCTGATTAGTGTGACCGTGAACACATCTATCTCGCAACGGTCTGTCGAAGAGAACGAGTTCTTGGCTGTGAAATGTCCAGTGTCTCGCAGTGGCACCAACCAGTGAGTCTCGCCGGAGTGTCTTTCGTCGGATCGCTCGGAAATCGCACGTCGAGTGGCCGGCGTACGACTCGACCCCGTTGTATGACCGGAGTTCGCTAACTGGACTGGAGTCGGACCTTCGTACTGTGTCGGAAGCGTGGTTCGATCACGACGCCCATACCCCCGTTGAGCTGTCCGTCTGTACGGTTCCGCTGGCCTACTTTCGATTCGATCCTCACGATCGCTACGCGAATTCGACACGCTACGAGATGAACACGCTCTTTCGCCTGTTCGTGCTGAAAGAACTCCACGGGTGGGACCACGAGACAGCACTCGTTGAGTACCTCAAACATCGATCTGTTATCGGTGAGCAACTGGGTATCGAATCGATTCGATCAGTCGACGAAAATCATTAGGAAGCACTACGACCCACGAACCAAACGTCAGCGTAAGGAAGACCGTTCACAGTCAGTTAGAGACGCGTGGTCAGGGTGAGGGATGTAGACCGATTCCTCAGGCAGATAGGGACGCTGCTGTTCCACCTTCTCACGCTCTGTCTGTTGATCGTAATGACGGTCCACGACATTCATACAATCACTGACAACACGCTCAGGCGTACCGGACTGCAAATGGTACGTGATTGATCCACGGCGAATCGAATGTGGACTCAGCGCTGACGTACAGCTGTAGGCATACTCAGTCGGCCGTGCATCACAGGTCCCGATATCATGGTCGTGGGGAATCGATTGGTGCACGACAGCAGGCAGAATCAGCCAAAGCACGCTGAGATATACGCGTTGTAGGTCTGAACCGAGGTCTGTTTGAGTCCCCGATCTCCGGCGAGGTGTCGAGCGTATTCCCGGAAGACACGCTCGTCGAGATCCTCGAAGGTGGGGTCGCGGTCAAGATTGCTGGGGACGATCCCGGTCCAGTCGTTGTCACCCCGGTCGCCGGCGGCCCACTCGGCGAACCGCTCAAGCTCGCGAGCGGCGTTTCGTCGATAGTTCCCGCCGTCGCCACCGCGGCCTTTCCCCTTATCATGCAGATAGCGCTCGAAGGAACTCGTAAGTGACTGATTCTCGCGTTCTTTCGGTATCATGAGTCCTCGTTCGCGCACTGTATATTCGGACGGACATCCTCGAGGAGTGCTTCGACAATCTCCCAAAGGATCAGCGAAGGAGTCTCGTGTTCAAACGTGATACCCCATCGGTCCTCGTCGTCGACGGCGGAGTACTGGAAATGCGTCCTCCCGAGATTGGGATGGTCCTCGTCTTGGTGCCAGCCAGCGTGAAAACCCGTGTTTGGGTTGGTGTAGTTGACCCGGAACCAATCGTGTGGCTCCTGTCGATACCACTTGATGGACAGTTCCGGCGATTCAGGCCCTGTCGAAGGATCGAGACGGGCTGGATCAAACCGTGCCTGCAGCTGCTTGGCCTCGATATCATCAGGAACGAACTCGACCGCCGTAATCTGTGGCACACGGCCGAGGACGTCTCGCTTCATCTGGGCACAGAGGTTTGCGTTTGGGTCACTACCTGGACGCGGGACCGACATCCGTCAGCTGCTGGCCTCAGCGGGCTCTGTTGTCGGAGTGAGGAAATCCCATTCACGGATGGCGAAGCCGACGATTTCGATGCGCCGTTGGAGGTGTTCCCACTCGCGTGCAATCTCACGGCGACGGCTTTCTTCGTCGGCGTCGAGAGACTCTTCGGCGAGCGTTCCGCGAAGGTGGTTTGGCGACTCGACGTCAAATTCACCCTCCCAATCGCGAATCTGCGCCTTCATATCGGCGAGACGGTCCGTGAGTTCCTCAACAGTGTGTCCGCTGTCTCGAAGCCGCATCGCCTCTTGCATCGCTTGGCGTCGGTAATCTGGGTAGTACGTCGTATGAGTACCGCTTTCGTCACAATGGAGGATGCCATCATCGACGAGCCGTTCGAGGACACGCTTGGTCGGCTCGTGTGACCAGCCCGCTTCGGAGGCGATCCAGTTGGCTGTCCGCGGCTCCGACAGCTGCCGGGCGGTCATCCTCACCCGGTCTTCACCCGTGGTCTGGCGCTCCATCAGATCCCTGGAGTTCGATTCGTCTTCGGTCATACGTTACCGTTCACGCTGTATCTCGATATAGATTGAGGTCTTTCGCTCTATATCGGATTACAGGAGGTGGTCACCGGAATTCGTCGGCTGTGAGCGTTTCGAGATACGCGACGCTGACGTACCGAAATTCGAGACAGTCACTGAAGCCGTGCTGTGAAAGGAGCGTTTCTGCCGCCTGCCCCGCCGGTTTGTCGGTCGTCAAGAGAACAACGTGGTCGGCCACCTCTGTGTCGAGGACCTGGGCCGCAAGTCCAACGAGCGCCGTGTCGAGCTTTCTCGATGACGTCTTCGTCGCGGTCGGTTTCGTTGGCGATGAAACGACGTGCCTTGTCCATCACCGTCGAAACGAGTGGATTGGTGTAGTCGAGTTCGTTGGCGACGACAATCCATCCCTCCTCGAATCCATCGGGATAGGGAATATTCCCTGAGGGATACTCGTCTGCTGCCGGATCGCCCCCAAGCTCTTCGTAGACGCGCTGCGGGACACGCAACGAGACACCTGCTTGTCGAAGTGCCCGACGAAGTCGTTGAAACTTGTCCTTGTCCGAGCCGCCACACCGTACAAAGACGCCGGTATCGGCGATGTAGACGGTTGTCATGCAGCCGCGTCGGCGTACTCGGTCGCAACCGGCTCCAGCGCTTGGAGAATAATCTCTGCTTCCAGCGGTGAGAGATCGAGTTCCCGGGCCGCAATCCGATGGTTGACCGTTCCGTCAACGAACTCGTAAGCGTATTCAAGCGCGACGGCGAGACCGTCGAGGCCATGGCGCTCGATGTAGACATCGATGTCTTCGTCCTCTTCGCGGCGAGCAACGGCTGCGATTAGTCCTGGCGTAATCGTTTGCGTTTCGCCGTCCGTCGAGAGCGTGAGTGCAATCGACTCGGCATCGTATTCGTACGGGCGCTGCTCACGGGCTTTCTCCACTAAGCCAGCGGTTTCGAGATTTTGAACGTAGTCGTAAGCGGTCCCCTGTGGGATGCCGAGTTCGGTGACCATCCCGGAAACAGTCACTGGGCCGTGTTGCAAGATGTAGGCGTACAACCGAGCGAGTGTCGGCGTTTCGAGGAGGTCGACGACCGTCTGAAGCTGCTGAATCGGTGGTCGGCCCGACCGGGACGGTGATTTCGCCATCTCTATTACGAATTATGGGTAATTCATAATAAGACTTCCGTCGAGGAAGCGGACCTCGAGATCATTCCGAGATTCGAAACCGGAAGACGCTTCCAGCGGCTTTACCCTGGGGAAGCGCCGTTCTGAGTCGATTGCGGCATTCGTGCTTACCCGACAGCGGCGGGGTACTCCAAACTGGTTGTGATTACTCGACTAATCATGACCATACGCGTATTCACTCGAAGTGCCGAATTCTGGCGTATTAACTTCTAGAAACGAGATATCCTTGTGTGTAAACTATATATTGCTATATCAATGCTAATCTGTGGCGCTGCGAATGCCGCCGAATCCGTGCACGAGAACCACCTCTCTCGGTGGAAGTCGGGCCAGTGTACCAGCTGATCAAGAAGTTACGACCGCTACTCAGCGGTGGTGAGTAGCGGTCGGACAGGAGAGACCGGGCAAATCAGTCGACTTTGACAGTGATGCCTCTCACGAAGGGCTGCCACGGACCGGGATTTACAGCAATGCGCTCACCTCCCGGCGAAGGAATGCACGAAACCGCGGGGCCGTCACCCGCGGTTTCGTGCGAAACTCCACGACATCGATCAATGTCTGGACCAAAAAGTCCACCAGCAACCACAGATCGTATAACAGTACCGCGAATCCGAAGTGAAACAGCCGAATCGAGAAGTTCGTCGAGGTGGTCCACGGTGCGAACTCCTTGATCTTGCTGTAGGCGGTTTCGATGCCACCTCGACGGCTGTAGCGGTTGATCTGTTTCTTCGCCCACCGCCGATCGAGACCAATCTCGTCGTTGACGTCGAGATTGGTCGCAAACACCTGCGGCTCTTCGCGGTCCTCGTCTGGCGGGAGACCGACGAGCGTTGTCTCGGTGCTACTCTTCGTCCCACCGTGTTTCACCGGCCCGTATACAGCGTGGTCGTGTTTGACTGTCACCTGCTTGTTGCCGTCTACGTCCTCGTTCATGCGCGCGATGAACCGCTTGACGCGGTCATCGCGCCGTGCCGGGATTACGTAGAAGATCTCTCGCTGTTCCAACGTCGAGAATACGTCGGTCGCGTAGAACTCACGATCGGCGTACAGCCGTCATATACGGATCCGACAGACATCGTTGACGTGATCGACGAGTCGGCGAACGACGTCGCCGACTCGGTAACTCTTGTCTTTGCCAGGGTACGCATCGGAATCGTGGTAGTCAGCGTGGCCGACTGGGAGCATTCCGGCCGCGAAGTGAACGTTGTCCCCGACAACGTTCGCGGTCGCAAACTTGTAGCACCAGTCGTAGGATTTGTCCTCAGGAGCACCCTGCACACGAACGAGTTCCTCGCGCTCTCCGTAGAAGGCGACGTAGGTGATGTCGATTGACAGCATGACCGGTGTCTCGAACTCCAGACGGGGCTTGGCCCGCGTCAAGACGCGGGCCGCGCCCTGGTTGACCATCTCAGCGATGTCCGTCGGAGAAAGGTCTTTGATCGCCTCCAGCAGTGTTTCGCCACTCGGTCCGTCCTCGTAGAAGGGGTCGTCGAGAGCCGGATCTGGGTTGACGAAATCACCATAGGTCTCGGCACCGCCGTTGGCGGCGGTGCCTGTCACTCCGAGACAGGCCTCCAGGGTTAGCAGTTCTTCGTCATCGTAGGCTAGATCGTCGGGCCGATCGAGCCGAATGCAGGTAACACGACTGTCTGGAGTTCGTCCAGCAGGTCCCTGGTTTTCCGGCGAAGGAGACGATTGACGGTGCGCTTCGAGGAGCCTGTCGGCTCCTCCGAAGCGTTGGTTTCGTACGGTGCTCCGATTGGACTACCGCGCTCAGCGGCCAACTGCTGGATCTGACGAGCACTCGTCTCGATCGTCGAGCGCAGTTCGGCAAGCCGTCCGCTCCAGGCGCGTGAGATCGCACTCCGTGAGGGGGGATTGTCTGGTTCGAAGCCCAGATTAGCGGCAAGTTCGGGGTCAGCATCGAGCGTCCGATGGAGCCAGCCATCGGACGCGTCTTCCAACTCCTGCAAGAGGAGTGCCCCAACCATCGCCGCGAACGGCTTGGCGGGACGCCAGTCGGGGACGGGATCTTC encodes:
- a CDS encoding RNA-guided endonuclease InsQ/TnpB family protein → MADRVVTRTLKASVTNHSQVAEDLDSHGFAASKLWNVGRWMISRVWNAIDHIPDADELCSYLKDHDRYADLHSQSSQRVLQELGEAFVSWYEQDDPDANPPGYRKHGDERPRSTVTWKNQGFKLDTQYNRVRLSKGTNMKESRYAADYILCEYTLQTDDQTLDAVESVQTVRAVWNGDAWELHFVCKMRIETPETPGERTAGIDLGICNTAAVSLGDETLLYPGNALKEDAHYFRREEYETEGADGPSDKAEWARQTKSRRQDHFLHALSKDIVEQCADRDVGTIAVGHPKNIRDDEDWGRHGNKRLHDWAFEALLSHIEYKAQERGIDVERVDEAALKTSKTCCECGTEADSNRVERGLYICENCDLLANSDLNAAENMRSTVTPSPAKDRSNGCLAQPSVRLFDKSTGRVVPQEQVVP
- a CDS encoding transposase produces the protein MGDKLSPDVTNRSDPVAAADDSRDRQSVDEHRENIDPLSIGKLPLTEQAAVVVDETTVAADLVTQLEYDRYTHEDPVPDWRPAKPFAAMVGALLLQELEDASDGWLHRTLDADPELAANLGFEPDNPPSRSAISRAWSGRLAELRSTIETSARQIQQLAAERGSPIGAPYETNASEEPTGSSKRTVNRLLRRKTRDLLDELQTVVLPAFGSIGPTI
- a CDS encoding DUF7437 domain-containing protein — protein: MAKSPSRSGRPPIQQLQTVVDLLETPTLARLYAYILQHGPVTVSGMVTELGIPQGTAYDYVQNLETAGLVEKAREQRPYEYDAESIALTLSTDGETQTITPGLIAAVARREEDEDIDVYIERHGLDGLAVALEYAYEFVDGTVNHRIAARELDLSPLEAEIILQALEPVATEYADAAA
- a CDS encoding transposase translates to MSQKTSEFEPAIRRLERQAAELIHKDTDLLTAVCGLTFSDTPISGTAANEWDAQYEYRPMIRAFYCKELAGFATTELYEYLADAERASTLGFDPNQFAPDKMAPGRTTLGRAWRDRFTDRLKSFITQSAQRILAVAHDMGNPLGMRALEPTDKSNSSNRTERRYVTEKAKDVTDALCQIVFPAIDLDRPKEGTQYADTAFLDLQSYLGLTGTAANQGSQMFDEETTREAGGPAGDTHLQYIKQLDAMEIASMVNGAIGEMVWAAEQYYSIDRHADVAIDITYVAYYGDRDEFQMSTGAPPSKSYSWCYKMATISVVGEEVKFTLGMRPLRGYIPRSVLVEKLLDIASDHVSLGTVYADAEFDGIGVINALEEKRLSYLIRKSSDNRVDRFVAAMDHEVAVKQSHEMEKTSGGESVTVTPTLVGVPSTRKEDTTVMFVTNLQVSDGTKAARGRTRRIIGRYARRWGIENSYKSIKDFLAWTTSRNTAVRVFYFGFAVILYDMWLVVDLLVQISLDIEQRLKPRVPARTFLNIVRKEMPVTWRSAGRNADS
- a CDS encoding DUF7342 family protein, with amino-acid sequence MTEDESNSRDLMERQTTGEDRVRMTARQLSEPRTANWIASEAGWSHEPTKRVLERLVDDGILHCDESGTHTTYYPDYRRQAMQEAMRLRDSGHTVEELTDRLADMKAQIRDWEGEFDVESPNHLRGTLAEESLDADEESRRREIAREWEHLQRRIEIVGFAIREWDFLTPTTEPAEASS
- a CDS encoding UPF0175 family protein, with amino-acid sequence MARITGSYPDDLDLLIEGAVEAGVFGGKSDALREFVREYFEDHENERIAAAVALYERERITLGDAARLAAVDRWTMRDILREHGVELRLGLVDEDDAAYEVEAARELEFDDEDSSDEEPRAK